A genomic window from Leishmania donovani BPK282A1 complete genome, chromosome 16 includes:
- a CDS encoding peroxisome assembly protein, putative: protein MVVLPPTPIVGDRADRDVAREDHHDDAPAACVAVRLDNSLRGSTALATPHTLENLLLEDEAIVKVSGCCHNCVFVVNELGSTPTGSSSGAMMTVGPELFRNVRAAFYSHPSQMLMSSAQSVDYSNTVLCLPVDAFQPVEDDSGELLHRSAAAQTHALTKIVFCPAVNDATLTELYGLHYPDLCALFGAASAVAWEGRLVSTGDVLYLEKDTLHAAAQRLEGVDVLESVSRVLSHKVRKWNETWVDENASCRHLLALRVTRLERSGTPVSFGVLRNCGGEADTVEVALVHQRNSHVWEHTPLWAPSPAYGLADVQVYARLCRELRRVVTPSLECDVHTFVVHGVKENLPREFVECAVAAFGLPCLLASAEAMEEAGLETLTRTFLGELCGATTVLIVHNAHTIADLCPHFLSVLDELSSGVRATVAGGPPPGPRILFLLCESIDAVPPMIAARATNADGVLECGNPSEEDRAAFIAPLLQWSCAQHRVHASVLLSPKTLAGWAVGLTYADILSLVEACVLDAAQCARCTGEALAVVSDVSCEPVVQSYLKSHGYSMVSTKLQPVRWGDVGGMEEAKRELREMIQLPILHPEVFEKGMKKRTGVLFYGPPGCGKTLLAKAVATEMSMNFISVKGPELINQYVGESERNIRLLFQRARDNSPCIVFFDEIDALAPARGAKGDAGGVMDRIVSQLLVEVDGVGQKRSDGTASGDVFIIGATNRPDLLDPALLRPGRFDRLCYLGIPSTREEQLFALKALTRKFDMSADVDLSAVLEPLDFVYTGADFFALCSDAMMFAVEDALEELQQQITTHALAETGAANTPDSALPPATAAAEEERKPITVCMQHFLRARAQLKPSVTKADLQKYEALKQTFDKSTKG, encoded by the coding sequence ATGGTGGTTCTCCCTCCCACGCCCATTGTTGGTGACAGAGCGGACAGGGACGTCGCGAGAGAAGACCACCACGATGACGCCCCGGCCGCGTGTGTCGCTGTGCGTCTGGACAACAGCCTCCGTGGCTCGACGGCGCTCGCCACGCCACACACGCTCGAGAACCTGCTCCTCGAGGACGAGGCCATCGTGAAGgtgagcggctgctgccacaaCTGCGTGTTTGTGGTGAATGAGTTGGGGTCCACGCCCACGGGCTCGTCCTCCGGCGCGATGATGACGGTGGGCCCCGAGCTCTTCCGCAACGTGCGTGCCGCCTTCTACAGTCATCCGTCACAGATGTTGATGTCGTCCGCGCAGTCAGTCGACTACTCGAACACGGTTTTGTGCCTTCCTGTGGATGCCTTCCAGCCTGTAGAAGATGATTCCGGAGAGCTTCTTCACAGATCGGCCgccgcacagacgcacgctCTCACGAAGATCGTTTTTTGCCCTGCTGTGAACGACGCGACTCTGACAGAGCTATACGGACTCCACTACCCTGACTTGTGCGCACTCTTCGGCGCAGCCTCAGCTGTCGCCTGGGAGGGACGCCTCGTCAGCACCGGCGACGTACTCTACCTTGAAAAGGACACGCTccacgcagcggcgcagcgactgGAGGGCGTAGATGTGTTGGAGAGTGTGTCGCGTGTGCTGTCCCATAAGGTCCGCAAATGGAACGAAACGTGGGTGGATGAAAACGCCTCCTGCCGCCACCTTCTCGCCCTGCGCGTGACGCGTCTGGAGAGGAGTGGCACTCCAGTGTCATTTGGTGTTCTCCGCaactgcggcggcgaggcagacACCGTCGAGGTGGCGCTCGTGCACCAGCGAAACAGCCACGTTTGGGAACACACACCGCTCTGGGCTCCATCACCAGCATACGGGCTTGCCGATGTCCAGGTGTACGCTCGCCTCTGTCGTGAGCTTCGCCGTGTTGTGACGCCATCGCTGGAGTGCGACGTGCACACTTTTGTTGTCCACGGAGTAAAGGAGAACCTGCCGCGCGAGTTTGTCGAgtgcgctgtcgcggcgTTTGGCCTTCCCTGCCTCCTTGCCTCCGCcgaggcgatggaggaggcggggctGGAGACGTTAACCCGGACATTTCTTGGCGAGCTATGCGGTGCGACGACGGTACTGATTGTCcacaacgcgcacacaaTCGCGGACCTGTGCCCGCACTTCTTATCGGTGCTTGACGAGttgagcagcggcgtccgAGCGACAGTGGCCGGAGGTCCACCGCCCGGACCTCGCATCCTCTTTCTTCTGTGCGAATCGATTGACGCTGTGCCACCCATGATCGCAGCTCGTGCCACCAACGCAGACGGTGTGCTGGAGTGCGGCAACCCATCCGAGGAGGACCGAGCAGCGTTcatcgcgccgctgctgcagtggagCTGCGCGCAGCATCGTGTGCATGCGAGCGTTCTTCTGTCACCCAAGACGCTCGCGGGCTGGGCGGTCGGTCTGACGTATGCCGACATATTGTCGCTTGTGGAGGCTTGTGTCCTCGATGCAGCGCAGTGCGCGCGGTGCACCGGAGAGGCATTGGCGGTCGTCAGCGACGTCTCATGCGAGCCCGTGGTGCAGTCCTACCTCAAGTCGCACGGGTACAGCATGGTCTCCACCAAGCTGCAGCCCGTTCGCTGGGGCGACGTGGGCGGCATGGAGGAAGCCAAGCGGGAGTTGCGGGAGATGATTCAGCTCCCCATCCTACACCCTGAGGTGTTCGAGAAGGGCATGAAGAAGCGCACTGGGGTTCTCTTTTACGGCCCCCCCGGCTGCGGGAAGACGCTTCTGGCGAAGGCTGTCGCCACAGAGATGAGCATGAATTTTATATCTGTCAAGGGCCCGGAGCTGATTAACCAGTATGTTGGTGAGAGTGAGAGGAACATTCGGCTCCTCTTTCAGCGGGCGCGGGACAACTCGCCGTGCATTGTTTTCTTCGACGAAATCGATGCGCTGGCGCCAGCGCGTGGCGCGAagggcgacgccggcggcgtcatGGACCGCATTGTATCGCAGCTCCTGGTGGAGGTGGACGGCGTTGGCCAGAAGCGCTCTGACGGCACGGCAAGTGGAGACGTGTTCATCATTGGCGCGACGAATCGACCAGACCTGCTCGATCCCGCACTCCTGCGCCCCGGTCGCTTCGATCGATTGTGCTACCTCGGTATCCCGTCTAcgcgcgaggagcagctctTTGCGCTCAAGGCTCTGACCCGCAAGTTCGACATGAGCGCCGACGTGGATCTCTCGGCAGTGCTGGAACCGCTGGACTTTGTGTACACCGGCGCCGACTTCTTCGCTCTCTGCTCGGACGCCATGATGTTTGCCGTAGAGGACGCCCTTGAGGAGTTGCAACAGCAGATCACCACTCATGCGTTAGCGGAGACCGGGGCTGCTAACACTCCTGATTCTGCACTCCCAcctgcaacggcagcggccgaggaggagcggaaGCCGATAACGGTCTGCATGCAACACTTCCTCCGTGCTCGAGCGCAGCTGAAGCCCTCTGTGACGAAGGCAGACCTACAAAAGTACGAAGCCCTCAAGCAGACGTTTGACAAGTCCACGAAGGGGTAG